A stretch of the Tolypothrix sp. NIES-4075 genome encodes the following:
- a CDS encoding mevalonate kinase family protein, translated as MKIFVPGRLCLFGEHSDWAGGYRRMNPQLKAGCTLLVGTNQGIFAEVKPHPDSLVLRTSTEQTLMPMEKQVLLTEAKNGGFFSYAAGVAYQLLTHFHVGGLEIDNYFTDLPIKKGLSSSAAICVLVARAFNQVYNLKMTQRGEMEFAYLGEITTPSRCGRMDQACAYGDRPITMIFDGTDTDIIELNTLQDLFFVIVDLGAAKNTQEILRKLNECYPFATTEVSANVQKYLGEISYKITQAAINALQKGDAEEIGFLMKQAQAEFDKYLIPACPQQLTAIVLHQLLNYQAIQPYIFGGKGVGSQGDGTAQFIVKDKESQQKVIEIIERDFPQMQCLPLTIYAKKES; from the coding sequence ATGAAAATTTTTGTTCCGGGACGCTTGTGTTTGTTTGGCGAACACAGTGATTGGGCTGGAGGTTATCGCCGTATGAATCCGCAACTGAAAGCGGGCTGTACGCTGCTTGTAGGCACGAATCAGGGAATTTTTGCCGAAGTGAAGCCTCACCCAGATTCGCTAGTGCTACGCACATCTACTGAGCAAACGCTAATGCCGATGGAAAAACAGGTTTTGTTGACTGAAGCGAAAAACGGCGGTTTTTTCAGTTATGCTGCTGGGGTTGCCTATCAATTGCTGACGCACTTTCATGTAGGTGGATTAGAAATTGATAATTATTTTACAGATTTGCCGATTAAAAAAGGATTATCTTCAAGTGCGGCAATTTGCGTATTGGTGGCGAGGGCGTTTAATCAAGTGTATAACTTAAAAATGACGCAGCGGGGTGAGATGGAGTTTGCTTATCTGGGGGAAATTACGACACCTTCGCGTTGTGGACGGATGGATCAGGCTTGTGCTTATGGCGATCGCCCAATTACGATGATATTTGATGGCACTGATACTGATATCATCGAACTTAATACTCTTCAGGATTTATTTTTTGTCATTGTAGACCTCGGTGCGGCTAAAAATACCCAAGAAATTCTTCGCAAGCTGAATGAGTGTTATCCCTTCGCCACGACCGAAGTAAGCGCGAATGTGCAAAAATATCTTGGTGAAATTAGTTATAAAATTACCCAAGCGGCAATTAATGCTTTGCAAAAAGGCGATGCTGAAGAAATTGGTTTTTTGATGAAACAAGCACAAGCTGAATTTGACAAGTACCTCATACCCGCTTGTCCCCAACAGTTAACGGCTATTGTCTTGCACCAACTTCTTAATTATCAAGCAATTCAACCTTACATTTTTGGTGGAAAGGGCGTTGGTTCGCAAGGCGATGGTACTGCACAATTTATTGTCAAAGATAAGGAAAGTCAACAAAAAGTTATAGAAATAATTGAGCGTGACTTTCCGCAAATGCAATGTTTGCCACTAACTATTTATGCAAAAAAAGAAAGTTAG
- a CDS encoding Lin0512 family protein: MARKRLIIEMAMGIDQHGQEPTVAAKRAVRNAIAHNALPGVWEVAGLSDPDEMIVEVQVAVPYPEQVREEEVLAVLPFGRKTLTVESGGMVVQGRAIPSLNDKNDEMLIAVAAVTVLIETE; the protein is encoded by the coding sequence GTGGCACGTAAACGCTTGATAATTGAGATGGCAATGGGGATAGATCAGCACGGACAAGAACCGACAGTAGCAGCCAAAAGAGCTGTCAGAAATGCGATCGCTCACAATGCTTTGCCTGGTGTTTGGGAAGTCGCTGGTTTGAGCGATCCAGATGAAATGATCGTGGAAGTACAAGTAGCAGTCCCTTACCCCGAACAAGTGCGAGAAGAAGAAGTACTAGCTGTACTGCCCTTTGGTCGTAAAACTCTGACGGTGGAATCTGGGGGTATGGTTGTGCAAGGACGGGCAATTCCTTCACTCAATGATAAAAATGACGAAATGTTGATAGCTGTTGCAGCTGTGACAGTTTTAATTGAAACTGAGTAG
- the leuS gene encoding leucine--tRNA ligase has translation MEFRYNPAEIEAKWQKTWTESGLDKTPTNSDKPKFYALSMFPYPSGSLHMGHVRNYTITDVIARLKRMQGYRVLHPMGWDAFGLPAENAAIDRGVPPAKWTYQNIAQMRQQFQRLGLSIDWERELATCSPDYYKWTQWIFLQFLKAGLAYQKEAAVNWDPIDQTVLANEQVDSEGNSWRSGAKVERKLLRQWFLKITDYAEELLNDLDKLPGWPDRVKLMQANWIGKSTGAYLEFPIVGINEKIGVYTTRPDTIYGVTYVVLAPEHPLTKRVTTPEQQAAVDAFVQEVTNQSELERTAEDKPKRGIPTGGKAINPFTGEEIPIWIADYVLYEYGTGAVMGVPAHDVRDFKFAKEQNLPIKVVIVPENGEQETSQAYTEPGIMINSGEFDGMASGEGKSAIVEYAEKQNFGKARVQYRLRDWLISRQRYWGAPIPVIHCPNCGTVPVPDEDLPVQLPEDVEFSGRGGSPLAQMEAFVNVPCPSCGTPAKRETDTMDTFIDSSWYFLRYPDAKNEQQVFDPAKTNDWMSVDQYVGGIEHAILHLLYSRFFTKVLRDRGLLNFDEPFQRLLTQGMVQGLTYKNPVTGKYIPSAQVDPANPKDPETGETLQIFYEKMSKSKYNGIDPEEVLAKYGADTARMFILFKAPPEKDLEWEDADVEGQFRFLNRVWRLVVSVDNWDAINRVTTTGELSKAEKELRRAIHTAIKEVTEDLQGDYQFNTAISELMKLSNALADASCKDSPIYVEGIQTLVMLLAPFAPHITEELWHLLGNSDSIHTQAWLKFDPTALVADEITLVIQIMGKTRGAIQVPAQADKAALEKYARESEIAQRYIEGKEIKKVIVVPGKLVNFVIG, from the coding sequence GTGGAGTTCCGATATAACCCAGCAGAAATTGAGGCAAAATGGCAAAAAACATGGACTGAATCAGGCTTAGACAAAACACCTACAAACAGCGACAAGCCAAAATTCTACGCTTTATCCATGTTCCCCTATCCATCGGGCAGCCTGCACATGGGTCACGTCCGTAATTATACGATTACTGATGTGATTGCCCGCCTCAAACGGATGCAAGGTTATCGGGTACTGCATCCGATGGGATGGGATGCATTCGGCTTGCCAGCAGAAAACGCCGCCATCGATAGAGGTGTGCCACCGGCTAAGTGGACGTATCAAAATATCGCTCAGATGCGGCAGCAATTTCAGCGTTTGGGTTTGTCAATCGACTGGGAACGCGAATTAGCTACATGTTCCCCTGATTATTATAAGTGGACGCAGTGGATTTTCTTGCAATTTCTTAAAGCGGGGTTAGCGTACCAAAAAGAAGCTGCTGTTAACTGGGACCCGATTGACCAAACTGTACTGGCAAACGAGCAAGTTGATAGCGAAGGAAATTCTTGGCGTAGCGGTGCCAAAGTTGAGCGCAAGTTGTTGCGGCAATGGTTTTTGAAGATTACCGACTACGCCGAAGAATTGTTGAATGACTTAGATAAATTACCAGGCTGGCCCGATCGCGTTAAGTTGATGCAGGCAAACTGGATTGGTAAATCCACAGGTGCGTACTTAGAATTTCCCATCGTCGGGATAAATGAAAAAATCGGTGTATACACCACCCGTCCAGATACGATTTATGGCGTTACTTACGTAGTTTTAGCACCGGAACATCCTTTAACAAAGCGCGTCACCACACCCGAACAGCAAGCAGCGGTGGATGCATTTGTCCAAGAAGTTACCAACCAAAGCGAGTTAGAACGCACCGCAGAAGATAAGCCGAAACGGGGTATCCCCACTGGTGGTAAAGCAATTAACCCTTTTACCGGGGAAGAAATTCCCATCTGGATTGCCGATTATGTACTGTATGAATATGGTACTGGGGCAGTGATGGGTGTACCGGCGCACGATGTCCGGGATTTCAAGTTTGCCAAAGAACAGAATTTACCTATCAAGGTGGTGATTGTACCAGAAAATGGCGAACAAGAAACGTCACAAGCATATACAGAACCGGGAATTATGATTAATTCTGGTGAGTTTGATGGTATGGCGTCTGGTGAAGGCAAGAGTGCGATCGTGGAATACGCGGAAAAACAAAATTTTGGTAAAGCGCGGGTACAATATCGCTTGCGGGATTGGTTGATTTCCCGGCAGCGTTACTGGGGGGCACCGATACCAGTAATTCACTGTCCCAACTGTGGGACGGTGCCAGTACCAGATGAAGATTTACCAGTGCAGTTGCCGGAAGATGTAGAATTTAGCGGGCGCGGCGGTTCTCCCTTAGCACAGATGGAAGCTTTTGTCAATGTGCCTTGTCCGAGTTGCGGCACTCCCGCAAAGCGAGAAACTGACACGATGGATACTTTTATTGATTCTTCGTGGTATTTCTTGCGGTATCCTGATGCGAAAAATGAACAGCAGGTTTTCGATCCAGCGAAGACGAATGACTGGATGTCGGTGGATCAATATGTGGGTGGAATTGAACACGCGATTTTGCATTTGTTATATTCGCGGTTCTTTACTAAAGTGTTGCGGGACAGAGGTTTGTTGAATTTCGATGAACCTTTCCAACGTTTGTTGACTCAAGGTATGGTGCAGGGTTTAACTTACAAAAATCCTGTCACTGGCAAGTATATCCCCTCGGCACAAGTTGACCCGGCAAATCCGAAAGATCCAGAAACCGGGGAAACGTTGCAAATCTTTTATGAAAAGATGTCTAAATCGAAATATAATGGCATCGATCCTGAGGAAGTTTTGGCGAAGTATGGTGCGGATACTGCACGCATGTTTATTTTGTTTAAAGCACCCCCAGAAAAAGATTTGGAATGGGAAGATGCTGATGTTGAAGGTCAATTTCGGTTTTTGAATCGAGTTTGGCGTTTGGTTGTATCTGTTGATAATTGGGACGCGATAAATCGCGTCACTACAACGGGGGAATTAAGTAAGGCAGAGAAGGAATTGCGACGGGCAATTCATACTGCTATTAAAGAAGTTACGGAAGATTTGCAGGGGGATTATCAATTTAATACTGCTATTTCTGAATTGATGAAGTTGAGTAATGCTTTAGCTGATGCTAGCTGCAAAGATTCACCAATTTATGTTGAAGGTATTCAAACTTTGGTGATGTTGCTGGCACCTTTTGCACCACATATTACTGAGGAATTGTGGCATTTGTTGGGCAATAGTGATTCAATTCACACTCAAGCTTGGCTGAAATTTGACCCTACTGCTTTAGTAGCTGATGAAATTACTTTAGTGATTCAAATTATGGGCAAAACTCGCGGGGCAATTCAAGTGCCGGCGCAAGCTGATAAAGCAGCTTTGGAAAAATATGCGCGTGAATCGGAAATTGCCCAGCGTTACATTGAGGGTAAGGAAATTAAAAAGGTGATTGTGGTGCCTGGAAAGTTGGTAAACTTCGTCATCGGGTAA
- a CDS encoding sugar phosphate nucleotidyltransferase translates to MQKKKVRKAVIPAAGFGTRLFPATKVVKKELFPIIDKDGRAKPVILAIIEEAITAGIEEVAIVVQPEDKKTFKTLFKRPPKAELFEKLSPQNQEYSKYLVDLGDRITILIQDKQEGYGHAVYFAKDWVKGEPFLLMLGDHIYKSNIGKSCASQVLEVYEQVNQNVVGLTTMPAELLHKLGCVTGNWQEENTILSVREISEKPSIEYARQHLHVEGMADDEFLCIFGLYALTPTIFDCLAEDIKNNVRLKGEFQLTTCLDKLQKKERMSGYVVNGKCFDTGLPDAYLQTMIDFRNL, encoded by the coding sequence ATGCAAAAAAAGAAAGTTAGAAAAGCTGTAATTCCGGCGGCTGGTTTCGGTACTCGTTTATTTCCGGCTACCAAAGTTGTCAAAAAAGAACTTTTTCCGATTATTGATAAAGATGGTAGGGCAAAGCCTGTAATTTTAGCGATTATTGAAGAAGCGATTACTGCGGGAATCGAAGAAGTTGCAATTGTGGTGCAACCAGAGGATAAGAAAACTTTTAAAACTTTATTTAAAAGACCACCCAAAGCAGAACTTTTTGAAAAGCTTTCACCGCAAAATCAGGAATATAGCAAATATTTGGTAGATTTGGGTGATAGAATTACTATTTTAATCCAAGATAAACAAGAAGGCTACGGTCATGCAGTATATTTTGCAAAAGATTGGGTGAAAGGTGAGCCGTTTCTGTTGATGTTAGGCGACCACATTTATAAATCAAATATTGGCAAATCTTGTGCTAGTCAAGTTTTAGAAGTTTACGAGCAAGTTAATCAAAATGTGGTAGGATTGACGACAATGCCAGCAGAGTTATTGCATAAACTTGGCTGTGTTACAGGCAATTGGCAAGAAGAAAATACGATACTTTCGGTTAGAGAAATATCTGAAAAACCCAGTATTGAGTATGCACGTCAGCATCTGCATGTGGAAGGGATGGCAGATGATGAGTTTTTATGTATATTTGGTTTGTATGCACTCACACCGACAATTTTTGATTGTTTGGCGGAAGATATTAAAAATAATGTGCGGTTAAAGGGTGAGTTTCAGTTAACAACTTGTTTGGATAAGTTGCAAAAGAAGGAGAGGATGTCGGGTTATGTTGTTAATGGGAAGTGTTTTGATACTGGGTTGCCAGATGCTTATTTACAGACGATGATTGATTTTCGTAATTTATAG
- a CDS encoding metallophosphoesterase family protein, which yields MRINYISNHPIHQIPFITAASSGAGMVDKVLPILPAQVDSLPPGLEAIIATSDLQGRDPNNQRLLGHLVAEELEILAEQGKIPPPKTTGIILAGDFYAKIDKRGGVGDVREVWQAFSSRFRWVAGVGGNHDSFGKTPENIIEFQNERGIHYLDGNTISVDDIRIAGISGIIGKSNKPFRRIEKDFRKAIKDIVKELPNILILHEGPNDAEAKLMGNESIRAELATATDLLVICGHSHWKVPMTTLPKRVQVLNVDTRAVVLRVN from the coding sequence ATGCGGATCAACTATATTTCCAACCATCCTATTCATCAAATACCATTCATTACCGCCGCGTCCAGTGGTGCCGGGATGGTTGATAAAGTTCTGCCCATTTTACCAGCACAAGTTGACTCATTACCACCAGGTTTAGAAGCAATAATTGCCACTAGCGATTTACAAGGTAGAGATCCAAATAATCAACGTCTTCTTGGTCATCTTGTCGCTGAAGAACTAGAAATTTTAGCTGAACAGGGAAAAATTCCACCGCCAAAAACAACAGGAATTATTTTAGCAGGCGACTTTTACGCCAAAATAGATAAGCGCGGTGGTGTAGGAGATGTGCGTGAAGTTTGGCAAGCTTTTAGCAGTCGTTTTCGTTGGGTAGCTGGAGTAGGAGGAAATCACGACAGTTTCGGCAAAACCCCAGAAAACATAATCGAATTTCAAAACGAGCGTGGGATACACTACTTAGATGGTAATACTATTTCTGTAGATGATATTCGCATCGCTGGCATTTCCGGCATTATTGGCAAAAGCAATAAGCCTTTTCGACGTATAGAAAAAGACTTTAGAAAAGCCATCAAAGATATCGTCAAAGAATTACCAAATATTTTAATTCTCCACGAAGGACCCAATGATGCAGAAGCGAAATTGATGGGGAACGAATCCATACGTGCCGAACTAGCAACAGCAACTGACTTACTAGTAATATGCGGTCATTCTCATTGGAAAGTCCCCATGACCACCTTACCCAAAAGAGTACAAGTTTTAAACGTAGACACTCGTGCAGTAGTCCTCAGAGTTAATTAA
- a CDS encoding S66 peptidase family protein — protein MSINRRQFITTFGLAALATQMQPLIAEGKIAPNTIIKPPRLQVGDTVGLISPAGIVELKDVESAKLALTAQLGLKVKLGKHILDRYGYLAGKDSDRAIEVNTMFADKSVKAIIAMRGGWGCNRILPLLDYIRIGSNPKILMGYSDITSLLLAINARSKIVTFHGLVATSTWNEFAVNCVKRILFNGEAVTMKNLDTEEGKMQVIAPGKARGKLIGGNLSVLSTMVGSPYLPSWNKNILFLEEKGEDVYRVDRMLTQLKNAGILNQIAGFIFGQCTNCNLGDEPSFTLMQVLQYHIVPLGIPAWYGSMIGHIKDKFTLPVGTEVEIDANAGTIKMLESAVT, from the coding sequence ATGAGCATAAATCGTCGCCAATTTATCACCACCTTTGGGTTAGCTGCCTTAGCTACCCAGATGCAACCGCTTATAGCCGAAGGTAAGATCGCGCCAAACACCATAATTAAACCACCCCGCCTGCAAGTAGGTGATACGGTAGGATTAATTAGCCCTGCGGGTATCGTTGAGCTTAAAGATGTCGAATCAGCGAAGCTTGCCCTGACTGCACAGTTAGGGCTAAAAGTCAAGTTAGGAAAGCATATTTTAGATCGTTATGGCTATTTGGCAGGTAAAGATAGCGATCGCGCAATTGAAGTCAACACCATGTTTGCAGATAAATCTGTCAAAGCAATTATTGCCATGCGCGGTGGTTGGGGTTGCAATCGGATTTTACCTCTACTCGACTACATCCGCATCGGCTCCAATCCGAAAATCCTGATGGGGTACAGTGATATTACATCGCTGTTGTTAGCAATTAACGCCCGCAGTAAAATTGTGACATTTCACGGTCTGGTTGCTACATCTACCTGGAACGAGTTTGCGGTAAATTGCGTCAAGCGCATCCTATTTAACGGTGAAGCTGTGACAATGAAAAATTTGGATACTGAAGAAGGAAAAATGCAGGTCATAGCCCCAGGAAAGGCTAGAGGTAAACTAATTGGTGGTAACTTGTCAGTACTATCAACAATGGTTGGGTCGCCTTATTTACCTTCGTGGAATAAAAATATTTTATTTTTAGAAGAAAAAGGTGAAGATGTTTATCGTGTAGATCGAATGTTAACACAGTTAAAAAACGCGGGAATTCTTAATCAAATAGCTGGCTTTATCTTTGGGCAATGCACTAATTGTAATCTAGGGGATGAACCTTCATTTACTTTAATGCAAGTATTGCAATATCATATAGTTCCTTTGGGCATTCCTGCTTGGTACGGTTCAATGATTGGTCATATTAAAGATAAATTTACCTTGCCAGTAGGTACAGAAGTTGAAATAGATGCCAATGCTGGGACAATAAAAATGTTGGAGTCTGCTGTCACATAG